Proteins co-encoded in one Halodesulfovibrio sp. MK-HDV genomic window:
- a CDS encoding 3'-5' exonuclease — MSGYKGTFAAIDFETADAKRDSACAVAVVRVEDGEIVDSLYRLVQPPRSTFSPFCVRVHNIRWKDVENEPVFADIWPQFTPLFEGVDFVAAHNASFDRSVLSACLNAAGMPVADERFLCTVKLARQVWPGLVNHKLNTVSGHLGITLQHHHAGSDAEACARIAIEGLRLNPKFAALNAR; from the coding sequence ATGTCTGGATACAAAGGAACATTCGCCGCGATCGATTTTGAAACAGCTGATGCTAAACGCGACAGTGCCTGCGCTGTTGCGGTTGTGCGTGTAGAAGATGGTGAGATTGTAGATAGCCTGTACCGTCTGGTTCAGCCGCCGCGAAGCACTTTCAGCCCGTTCTGCGTACGCGTGCATAATATCCGCTGGAAAGATGTTGAGAACGAGCCTGTGTTTGCAGATATTTGGCCGCAGTTCACTCCACTGTTCGAAGGGGTGGATTTTGTGGCAGCACACAATGCATCATTTGACCGCTCTGTTCTTTCAGCCTGCCTTAATGCGGCCGGAATGCCAGTAGCGGATGAGCGTTTTTTGTGCACTGTTAAGTTAGCACGGCAAGTGTGGCCGGGGTTAGTAAACCACAAGTTGAATACCGTATCCGGTCATTTAGGCATCACGCTTCAGCATCACCACGCTGGTTCAGATGCAGAGGCATGTGCCCGCATCGCTATTGAAGGGTTGCGGTTGAATCCTAAATTTGCAGCTTTGAACGCTCGGTAG
- a CDS encoding type I glyceraldehyde-3-phosphate dehydrogenase — protein MSVTIGINGFGRIGRYLTRLLSGHENLRLVTVNDLMSAEDATHLLRYDSVHGRFMDAKSVEGGFMLNDSFVSATQKAHHEWDWSECDIVIEAAGCFAAREHCQQHMASGAKKVIVACPAPSADVTIVMGVNEQDLRADHHIISNASCTTNCLALPLHQLHKHFGVKRGYMTTIHPATQRQMLLDDDYPDLRRARACHMNMLPTPVGTTETVAEVIPDMKGRLQGIAFRVPTLSVAMIDCVFELEKSTTVDAVNKVLREAANEHLGYTEEPLVSCDFNGSTFGSVVDGQLTALQDGTMLKLVAWYDNEASFSNQLLRLTEKVAGMVEEDRALKGEISSAV, from the coding sequence ATGTCTGTAACTATTGGGATTAATGGATTCGGCCGAATTGGCCGATATCTGACCCGCCTACTCTCCGGACATGAGAACTTGCGCCTTGTAACGGTTAACGATCTCATGTCCGCTGAAGATGCGACGCATCTGTTACGGTACGATTCTGTTCATGGTCGTTTTATGGATGCCAAAAGTGTTGAGGGCGGCTTTATGCTGAACGACTCTTTTGTGTCCGCTACCCAGAAAGCTCATCATGAGTGGGACTGGAGCGAGTGTGACATCGTAATAGAAGCGGCAGGCTGTTTTGCAGCCCGCGAACATTGTCAGCAACATATGGCTAGTGGCGCTAAAAAGGTGATTGTTGCCTGTCCTGCGCCATCGGCAGATGTAACTATTGTTATGGGTGTAAACGAGCAGGATTTGCGCGCGGACCACCACATTATTTCAAATGCATCGTGTACCACAAACTGTCTGGCACTCCCGTTGCATCAATTGCATAAGCATTTTGGTGTGAAACGAGGGTACATGACAACCATCCATCCGGCTACGCAACGTCAGATGCTGCTGGATGATGATTACCCAGATCTTCGTCGCGCCCGTGCGTGTCACATGAATATGCTTCCCACCCCTGTAGGTACTACAGAAACAGTGGCAGAAGTTATTCCGGACATGAAAGGAAGACTGCAGGGGATTGCTTTCCGTGTTCCTACATTAAGTGTGGCAATGATCGACTGTGTTTTCGAACTGGAAAAGTCGACCACTGTAGACGCTGTGAACAAGGTGCTGCGTGAAGCAGCAAACGAGCATCTCGGGTACACAGAAGAACCGCTTGTTTCATGCGATTTTAATGGTTCCACGTTTGGTTCTGTTGTTGATGGGCAGTTGACTGCACTTCAGGATGGAACAATGCTTAAGCTGGTAGCGTGGTACGATAATGAAGCCAGTTTCTCTAACCAGCTTCTGCGGCTTACTGAAAAAGTAGCAGGGATGGTGGAAGAAGATAGAGCACTGAAGGGTGAAATCTCCTCAGCGGTCTAA
- the metF gene encoding methylenetetrahydrofolate reductase [NAD(P)H] encodes MKIIDAIQSQSKPFYSLEFFPPKERKQWESFFATVDRLKALNPLFASVTYGAGGSTQDNTLEITSRMKHDAGIEPMAHLTCVGASKEKINGFINKLREADVHNVLALRGDCPADETFSWRDQQFKYASDLVELVSNEHPDFGVSVAGYPAAHPESQTFADDLHYTRVKIDAGSDFVVTQLFFDVREYFDFVSRLRSNGINKPVIPGILPIQSLGSIRRILTLCGANIPGQLYLSLEEANAKGGDEAVKEAGLKFAVNQIRQLVDGGAPGIHLYTLNKAEMCLELADRANL; translated from the coding sequence GTGAAAATTATTGATGCCATTCAGAGTCAGAGTAAGCCTTTTTATTCGCTTGAATTTTTTCCACCGAAAGAGAGAAAACAGTGGGAGTCTTTTTTCGCTACCGTGGATCGCTTGAAGGCGCTTAATCCATTGTTCGCATCTGTAACGTATGGTGCAGGTGGTTCTACACAGGATAACACCCTCGAAATTACTTCACGCATGAAGCATGATGCCGGTATCGAACCAATGGCTCATCTTACTTGTGTAGGTGCTTCAAAAGAAAAAATAAACGGGTTTATTAATAAGCTGCGTGAGGCAGACGTACACAACGTATTAGCTTTGCGTGGTGACTGTCCTGCTGATGAGACTTTTAGCTGGAGAGATCAACAGTTTAAATACGCGTCTGATCTCGTAGAGCTCGTGAGTAACGAACATCCGGATTTCGGTGTTTCCGTTGCGGGATATCCTGCTGCACATCCGGAATCTCAAACTTTTGCAGACGATCTGCACTATACACGAGTTAAAATTGATGCAGGCAGTGACTTTGTTGTTACTCAGCTGTTCTTCGATGTACGTGAATATTTTGATTTTGTTTCACGTCTGCGTAGCAACGGAATTAATAAGCCGGTAATCCCGGGTATTCTTCCTATTCAGTCTCTTGGTTCTATCCGCCGTATTTTAACCCTGTGCGGTGCAAACATTCCAGGTCAACTCTATCTTTCTCTGGAAGAAGCAAATGCAAAGGGTGGGGATGAGGCTGTAAAAGAGGCCGGATTAAAATTTGCTGTGAACCAGATTCGACAGCTTGTTGATGGCGGTGCACCTGGCATCCATCTTTATACGCTTAACAAAGCGGAGATGTGTCTGGAATTAGCAGACAGAGCAAATTTATAA
- a CDS encoding universal stress protein, producing the protein MKELRILVAYDASQSAREALRYCRELMELIADKCGGRYSILVLTVEQLPSCSLFPDTGAWKNECAKAHEKQMRLHDKVVEELKHSELDPKCVVNKFVTLDERDEPLEDTERKRLIAKTILKELKKGNYSTLVMGRRGVTRSDAYLFGSVSQHLLQGAKKCVIWMLCR; encoded by the coding sequence GTGAAAGAACTGCGAATTCTTGTGGCATATGATGCCAGTCAGAGTGCCCGTGAAGCCCTCAGGTATTGTCGGGAATTAATGGAGCTGATAGCGGACAAGTGCGGAGGAAGATACTCTATTCTGGTGCTGACAGTAGAGCAGCTGCCATCTTGTTCTCTTTTTCCTGATACAGGCGCGTGGAAAAATGAATGTGCTAAAGCACATGAAAAGCAGATGCGATTACACGACAAGGTCGTAGAAGAATTAAAGCATTCCGAGCTTGACCCTAAATGTGTTGTGAATAAATTTGTTACACTAGATGAACGTGATGAGCCGTTGGAAGATACGGAACGGAAGCGCTTGATCGCCAAAACTATTTTGAAAGAATTAAAGAAAGGAAATTATAGCACGCTTGTAATGGGGCGACGTGGAGTTACCCGTAGCGATGCCTACTTGTTCGGCAGCGTATCTCAGCATCTTTTGCAGGGAGCAAAAAAGTGCGTAATATGGATGTTATGTCGATAA
- a CDS encoding nitroreductase family protein: MENKFKQMLQNRRAINFFDSERDVPDALLRELVEDATHSPSSFNLQPWNLMILRDKDEKMRLQKLAMNQPKVSEAPVTLIVLADTKAWAKDNDAFNIVLNHKLDDGELKEEQKDWFYGVCGRLYGQSRDFELAFAVKNAGFFAMSLMYAATAKGIQTHPMDGFDHDAVKKEFNIPDNYWIPLLMSVGYHAKDAEILPVKKRKSFDELVLSFD, translated from the coding sequence ATGGAAAATAAATTTAAGCAGATGTTGCAGAATAGACGGGCAATCAATTTTTTTGATTCAGAACGGGATGTGCCGGATGCATTGCTTAGAGAGCTAGTGGAAGACGCAACACATTCTCCATCCAGCTTTAATTTGCAGCCATGGAACCTGATGATACTGCGCGATAAAGACGAAAAAATGCGCTTGCAAAAACTTGCAATGAATCAACCGAAAGTCAGCGAAGCACCTGTCACACTCATAGTTCTTGCAGATACTAAAGCGTGGGCTAAAGACAACGATGCTTTTAACATAGTACTGAATCATAAATTGGATGACGGGGAATTGAAGGAAGAACAAAAAGACTGGTTTTACGGCGTATGCGGACGCCTTTACGGTCAGTCTCGAGATTTCGAGCTGGCATTTGCCGTAAAAAATGCAGGATTCTTTGCCATGTCTTTAATGTATGCAGCCACGGCTAAAGGAATTCAAACACATCCTATGGACGGGTTTGATCATGATGCAGTAAAAAAAGAATTTAATATTCCAGATAACTATTGGATTCCACTACTTATGTCTGTTGGTTATCACGCAAAAGACGCAGAAATTTTACCAGTAAAAAAACGTAAGTCGTTTGATGAACTGGTTCTTTCTTTTGATTAA
- a CDS encoding phosphodiester glycosidase family protein gives MIYYRRITLLVVAAFILVCISTLPLKAEVSWTTVAKGLSLAEIPVENGDLTSAAITALRISPDDYEFMLLMRSKEGDSFTPEQWAARYKLTALINASMYLPDNSKSTGYMRNKEHTNNGFIHNSFGSFFVANPTRKGIPAVDIIDRHQQRHTNLLPNYSIVIQNYRLFSASRTPLWPEKASETSIAAVAKDTIGNIVFIHCRTPMTVRKFTKRLLESQLELVTAMYVEGGPEASMYLKTSKISRTWAGRYIGDFWNTENKQWSLPNVLGIRAKVDR, from the coding sequence ATGATTTACTACCGTCGCATAACACTTTTAGTTGTAGCTGCTTTCATTCTAGTCTGCATCTCAACTCTTCCGCTTAAAGCTGAAGTCAGCTGGACTACAGTTGCCAAAGGATTGTCTTTGGCTGAAATCCCTGTAGAAAACGGTGACCTTACTTCTGCTGCGATTACCGCACTGCGCATTTCTCCTGATGACTATGAATTTATGCTGCTCATGCGTTCCAAAGAAGGCGATTCCTTCACTCCGGAACAATGGGCTGCACGCTACAAGCTTACGGCGCTTATCAATGCTTCCATGTACCTTCCGGACAATTCTAAAAGTACTGGGTACATGCGTAACAAAGAGCATACAAACAACGGATTCATCCACAACAGCTTCGGCTCGTTCTTTGTTGCAAACCCCACACGAAAAGGCATTCCGGCTGTAGACATCATAGATAGACACCAGCAGCGGCACACAAACCTGCTTCCCAACTATTCTATTGTAATACAAAACTATCGACTTTTTTCCGCATCACGAACACCTTTGTGGCCGGAAAAAGCTAGTGAAACATCCATTGCAGCCGTCGCAAAGGACACCATCGGTAACATTGTATTTATCCATTGCCGCACACCAATGACGGTACGAAAATTTACAAAACGGCTTCTGGAGTCTCAACTAGAGCTGGTAACCGCCATGTATGTTGAAGGTGGACCGGAAGCGAGTATGTATCTGAAGACATCCAAAATTTCGCGCACTTGGGCAGGACGCTATATTGGAGATTTTTGGAATACCGAAAATAAACAATGGAGTCTGCCAAACGTCTTAGGCATCCGCGCAAAGGTTGATCGCTAG
- a CDS encoding tRNA-binding protein, with protein METITWNEFEKVELRVGKILSAEVFKEARKPAYVMQIDFGEELGLRKSSAQITKHYTPEELVGRLIMAVVNFPKKQIGPIMSECLVTGFADEDGEIVLCGVDKDVPLGAKLC; from the coding sequence ATGGAAACAATTACTTGGAATGAATTTGAAAAAGTTGAATTGCGCGTGGGTAAAATCCTCTCTGCCGAAGTTTTTAAAGAGGCGCGTAAGCCTGCTTATGTAATGCAGATTGATTTTGGAGAAGAACTCGGACTGCGAAAATCCAGCGCACAAATTACAAAGCATTATACACCGGAAGAGTTGGTAGGGCGGCTCATAATGGCTGTGGTAAATTTTCCAAAAAAACAGATTGGCCCTATTATGTCTGAATGTCTTGTAACTGGCTTTGCGGATGAAGATGGCGAGATAGTTTTATGCGGGGTGGACAAGGATGTGCCACTAGGCGCGAAGCTTTGCTAG
- a CDS encoding DMT family transporter — translation MKYYLYAFGAILCWASLPAATGSGLKGMSIETLLVISFTSAALFLYAQDVLLTRSFKIYIPDVKVTLLGLWGIFGYHYVYYNALNNTPLAEAAILTTTWSFWIVVFSAVLLFRKLKFSILLTAIAGMAGAALVIAAGKELVISIQYMQGYMLSLACGLIWASFSVGLSYLRGRQNPMTAFTVYAAVLSAMLYMSSPAQPFPSSQNIFAAIYLGCVPLGLSFYLWSQAVRGGNMVVIGFLSYLTPPLAVLLVAVVHGEAVSWQVVVGMMVIIAASIGGKLTLETKEER, via the coding sequence ATGAAATATTATCTGTACGCATTCGGAGCGATTTTGTGTTGGGCTAGCCTGCCGGCAGCTACCGGTTCCGGCTTGAAAGGTATGAGTATTGAGACGCTTCTTGTAATCAGTTTTACCAGTGCAGCATTGTTTTTATATGCACAGGATGTTCTGCTTACCCGATCATTTAAAATATACATCCCCGATGTGAAAGTAACCTTGTTAGGGCTGTGGGGAATATTTGGGTATCACTATGTATATTACAACGCCCTTAACAATACTCCGCTTGCAGAAGCAGCTATTTTAACGACCACATGGTCATTTTGGATCGTCGTTTTTTCTGCCGTCTTGCTCTTCAGGAAATTGAAATTCAGCATACTCCTGACGGCAATTGCAGGAATGGCGGGAGCGGCATTAGTCATTGCAGCGGGGAAAGAACTTGTCATAAGTATACAGTATATGCAGGGGTATATGTTATCTCTTGCATGTGGACTTATTTGGGCAAGTTTTTCAGTAGGCTTGTCTTACCTTAGGGGCAGGCAGAACCCCATGACAGCATTTACTGTGTATGCTGCTGTATTGTCTGCAATGCTATATATGAGTAGTCCCGCTCAGCCGTTCCCGTCCTCACAAAACATTTTTGCTGCTATCTACTTGGGATGCGTACCGCTGGGGCTTTCTTTCTACTTGTGGAGTCAGGCTGTAAGAGGAGGCAATATGGTTGTTATTGGCTTCCTGAGTTATTTGACGCCACCTCTTGCAGTTCTGCTTGTGGCGGTAGTGCACGGAGAGGCAGTCTCTTGGCAGGTTGTTGTGGGGATGATGGTCATAATTGCAGCATCAATCGGTGGAAAGCTTACGTTAGAAACAAAAGAGGAGAGGTAG
- the creA gene encoding protein CreA, which produces MKLRTILLSMAIVLGMNSVAVAEEIGSVSTVFKVLGANDKIVIEAFDDPDIDGVTCYLSRAKKGGVSGSLGIATDTSDASVDCVQIGPINIPARIRAGKEDGEDVFRKRTSLLFKTMQVVRFYDAKRNVLVYLSYSDRVVEGSPKNSISTVPVLPWGK; this is translated from the coding sequence ATGAAATTACGTACGATACTACTGAGCATGGCAATTGTGCTTGGTATGAATTCTGTTGCTGTAGCAGAAGAGATTGGTTCCGTGAGCACGGTATTTAAGGTGCTTGGAGCTAACGATAAAATTGTTATTGAAGCTTTCGATGATCCAGATATTGACGGGGTGACCTGTTATTTGAGCCGTGCAAAAAAAGGCGGAGTAAGTGGGTCATTAGGGATTGCGACAGATACATCAGATGCTTCTGTTGATTGTGTTCAAATTGGGCCGATTAATATTCCGGCACGCATACGAGCTGGTAAAGAAGATGGTGAAGACGTATTTAGAAAACGCACTTCATTGCTTTTTAAGACAATGCAGGTTGTGCGTTTCTACGATGCTAAGCGAAATGTGCTTGTGTACCTCTCCTATAGTGACCGTGTGGTAGAAGGTTCGCCTAAAAACTCAATTTCCACGGTTCCCGTACTTCCTTGGGGCAAATAA
- a CDS encoding zinc ribbon domain-containing protein, which translates to MPLYDFECQKCNEVFEEITSSDCTSGETCPACGSTDTVRMLCAPSPIPGSGVDRLPSTLMRGGGAKFEKVPMPKKPIPRSKPVCPSGGCGGCPGSSSN; encoded by the coding sequence ATGCCTCTTTATGATTTTGAATGCCAGAAGTGTAACGAAGTGTTCGAAGAAATTACTTCTTCCGACTGTACTTCCGGAGAAACTTGTCCTGCATGCGGAAGCACTGACACCGTTCGTATGCTTTGTGCTCCAAGCCCTATTCCGGGCAGTGGTGTTGACCGTCTACCAAGCACACTTATGCGTGGTGGCGGAGCTAAATTTGAAAAAGTGCCCATGCCGAAAAAGCCAATTCCAAGATCAAAACCTGTCTGCCCATCCGGTGGATGCGGTGGCTGCCCAGGCAGTTCCAGTAATTAA
- a CDS encoding universal stress protein — translation MLPEINKILLATDLSDDAGAALRYAISLSEKYNAELIMLHVLPDMKDQVYLNSGFDFAAVYDDKTLKVLLDAGAEKAKTTVASLMQEQCDELTEGKSQCANIKLTPIISSGSAVKKITEHAKQCDLVVMGTKGHSKIGGILVGSVAQGVIAKSPTPVLIVRSA, via the coding sequence ATGCTCCCGGAAATTAATAAGATTCTTCTTGCTACTGACCTATCCGATGATGCCGGAGCCGCTCTGCGCTACGCCATCAGTCTGTCAGAAAAATATAATGCCGAACTCATTATGCTCCATGTACTCCCAGACATGAAAGATCAGGTGTACCTGAACTCCGGATTCGACTTTGCTGCTGTATATGATGATAAGACATTAAAAGTACTACTTGATGCAGGCGCCGAAAAAGCAAAAACAACCGTTGCCAGCCTCATGCAAGAGCAATGTGATGAATTAACTGAAGGCAAATCACAATGTGCAAACATTAAGCTTACGCCAATCATTTCTTCCGGCAGTGCAGTTAAAAAAATTACGGAACACGCAAAACAATGTGACCTAGTAGTTATGGGAACCAAAGGACACAGCAAAATTGGCGGTATTCTCGTTGGTAGCGTAGCACAAGGTGTTATTGCCAAAAGCCCTACGCCGGTACTTATTGTTCGTTCAGCATAA
- a CDS encoding AraC family transcriptional regulator has protein sequence MKIVYPPSRYAGLEILSCAGGHQFREHLHDAYVLWLNSKTGEHYTVNGGNKLLQTGAVSLIEPGVPHANRSCDEHDSHLRSFYCTEEFFQQQYTHIYETEYVAPLGNRVLEHAGLWQNLTIFHEYMLGVQDDLQADELVLNTFSRFFIECGGRSLKPVRDMGDKRVSIAIEYFHAHLDFPILLEELATMLGCTSFHLIRLFRLQKGMTPHAYLTQLRLEKARSLIDGGVALSDAAMQVGLSDQSHLTRQFKKRYGVTPGQYKKQRLLV, from the coding sequence ATGAAAATAGTGTATCCACCATCACGATATGCCGGACTGGAGATTCTCTCCTGTGCTGGAGGGCATCAGTTTCGTGAACATTTACATGATGCGTACGTGCTGTGGCTTAATTCAAAAACTGGTGAACACTATACGGTGAATGGTGGCAACAAACTATTACAGACGGGTGCTGTCAGTTTGATTGAACCGGGAGTACCCCACGCTAACCGATCCTGTGATGAACACGACAGCCATTTACGAAGTTTTTACTGTACGGAAGAATTTTTTCAGCAGCAGTATACGCATATCTACGAAACAGAATATGTGGCTCCGCTGGGAAATAGAGTTTTAGAACACGCAGGGCTGTGGCAAAATCTTACTATTTTCCATGAGTACATGCTTGGCGTACAGGACGATTTGCAAGCAGATGAACTTGTACTCAACACCTTCTCCCGATTTTTTATTGAATGCGGGGGGCGGAGTCTCAAGCCGGTGCGGGATATGGGGGACAAACGTGTTTCAATTGCTATTGAGTACTTTCATGCGCATCTCGATTTCCCCATTCTGTTGGAAGAACTTGCAACAATGCTCGGCTGTACAAGCTTTCATTTGATTCGGTTATTTCGCTTGCAAAAAGGAATGACCCCGCATGCATACCTTACGCAACTGCGTTTGGAAAAAGCCCGTAGTCTTATAGACGGTGGTGTAGCTCTTTCCGATGCCGCAATGCAGGTAGGTTTGTCTGACCAAAGTCATCTTACGCGACAGTTTAAGAAACGATATGGCGTTACTCCGGGACAATACAAGAAGCAGCGATTGCTTGTGTAG
- a CDS encoding universal stress protein — protein MLPQIRKVLYATDLSEPAKNALGYALSIAKVYQADLLLLHVIPDWARNVTLGSGLDFATVYDEDTWLKIKDDVLKASMKHAKERIESAYVHYKYELEAAGVATSVHVHTGHPVSTILQFASEVDLIVMGTYGHSRIGSFFAGSVAQGVIAKSSTPVMVVHLEKNGTANPL, from the coding sequence ATGCTGCCTCAAATTCGAAAAGTCTTGTATGCAACAGATCTTTCCGAGCCTGCTAAAAATGCTCTTGGGTATGCGTTATCCATTGCAAAAGTATATCAGGCAGACCTTCTGCTACTGCACGTTATTCCAGATTGGGCACGAAATGTAACTCTAGGTTCCGGTCTCGACTTCGCTACTGTTTATGACGAAGACACCTGGCTCAAAATTAAGGATGATGTTCTGAAAGCCAGCATGAAGCATGCAAAGGAACGTATTGAATCTGCCTACGTGCATTACAAGTATGAATTAGAGGCAGCAGGAGTTGCCACCAGTGTGCATGTGCATACCGGACATCCTGTCAGCACCATTCTACAATTTGCAAGTGAAGTAGATCTGATTGTTATGGGAACATACGGGCATTCCCGAATCGGCAGTTTTTTTGCTGGTAGTGTCGCTCAGGGCGTTATTGCCAAATCCAGCACTCCAGTCATGGTTGTACATTTAGAGAAAAATGGAACAGCCAACCCGTTGTAA
- a CDS encoding LysR family transcriptional regulator, which translates to MNFRQLELFLSLAKTPNISVVAKEHFLTQSAVSVAIKGLEQELRVQLFDRLNRRLSLNSNGRLLLQNLEPVMENFHNVLHSFEGDLLTGILKVGASSTIADYILPQILFEVSDSYNKVTIETVFSNPQAIITKVENGDVDLGLVEKEIPNKLLIYTRLCEDDLIIVSTDEKLAKNGPYDIEDLLDKKWIIRESGAGVRDALEEYMGPLMNKLNVVLELNHTESIKRILHNPNTISCMSPFAIQRELDNGEVFPIEIKGPPISRYFYSVTHKVKYRTRLLDKFEKAVTSYLDTDKLLYRN; encoded by the coding sequence ATGAACTTTCGACAGCTAGAACTTTTCCTTTCCCTTGCCAAAACGCCTAACATTTCTGTTGTGGCGAAAGAGCATTTCCTCACCCAATCTGCTGTTTCAGTTGCCATTAAAGGACTGGAACAGGAACTTAGGGTTCAGCTTTTTGATCGTCTCAACCGTAGACTGAGCTTGAACTCTAATGGGCGGTTACTGCTACAAAATCTCGAGCCTGTTATGGAAAACTTCCATAACGTACTTCATTCGTTTGAAGGAGATTTGCTCACCGGCATTCTGAAAGTAGGGGCCTCGTCAACTATTGCCGACTACATACTACCGCAAATTCTTTTTGAAGTTTCAGATTCGTATAACAAAGTTACGATTGAAACTGTCTTCTCCAATCCGCAAGCTATCATAACAAAGGTAGAAAACGGCGACGTTGATCTTGGACTGGTGGAAAAAGAAATTCCTAACAAACTTCTTATTTATACTCGCCTTTGCGAGGACGATCTCATCATTGTGTCCACAGATGAGAAGCTGGCTAAAAACGGACCATACGACATTGAAGATTTGCTCGATAAAAAATGGATTATCCGCGAATCGGGTGCCGGAGTTCGAGACGCTCTTGAAGAGTACATGGGTCCGTTAATGAACAAGCTTAATGTGGTACTGGAATTAAATCACACTGAATCTATTAAACGTATTTTACACAACCCGAACACGATTTCCTGTATGTCTCCGTTTGCGATCCAGAGAGAACTGGACAATGGCGAAGTGTTCCCTATTGAAATCAAGGGGCCACCAATCAGCCGTTACTTCTACTCTGTTACTCATAAAGTAAAATATCGCACTCGCTTGCTGGATAAGTTTGAAAAAGCTGTAACCTCGTATCTGGATACAGACAAACTTCTCTACAGGAACTAA